Proteins from one Bombus pyrosoma isolate SC7728 linkage group LG16, ASM1482585v1, whole genome shotgun sequence genomic window:
- the LOC122576542 gene encoding targeting protein for Xklp2-like, which yields MNSNFFDIMDNCCAPQWADFTRSPQVCCDSYFEKEHEVHDPQILLKSTINSTSSFSYMQESKNEQSVNETKFDDSLESETSAHCNIVYFIPHENKKHSVEKIKEDHQLDRAMNDLKLDERSSKIHQTWNISITDLTTEFKVSMANHKIKKALPERIKQRMLKTKTTVLGKSSLKDIQGNDMEKKNALQTAFAKNKDKLVTKSKVDTSAKDNLSEKRLSYKIASLSKKESNLFNKKRHSLGKSQPKVLTCQYRITRMIKNRKRSNQFVSLAEAISKFQNGTPQRFRTLSNKDMKPGPLMKLKRSPLKLTYPVSPALRCKQRRRRGNILSQQEREELEVEEMKKHQIKANPVPINILKGPSVLKKVPKKPTTVTEEFHLTQSKRTRHTAGPSLNLQQNTNATEHKKVVPITHSTSSSSISSKKENPCVEVVADNTKDTKFNSNTRNKEFQMRKDEKLKNLHTQEVNKVKTEFHARPAPKFLKPTNTVKEQSSKRRTIATCPFSFEERNKFLAKKKEEFIKQLEEQDKKVRVFHANPVPNFKPVVIHGLSKDNIRSKDKVCGSKELGNRQIKSYRNQENKQPNIMNNTLTDISTRKKEIINRTSTSLIDTKNKKLNNVQNKVDKVELNTMKRVQKRNEFDDKIKKREQEFGAKKMQEEKNKLLKEKMERAELRKMAEVKARPMPIYKPINIVKSTKPITNPQSPALGIRNKAKAVS from the coding sequence atgaattcaaatttttttgaTATAATGGACAACTGTTGTGCTCCACAGTGGGCAGATTTTACACGTAGCCCTCAGGTTTGTTGTGATAgttatttcgaaaaagaaCACGAGGTGCACGATCCTCAAATACTTTTGAAATCTACCATTAATTCCACTTCATCTTTCTCATATATGCAAGAAAGCAAAAATGAGCAATCTGTCAATGAAACAAAGTTTGATGACAGTTTAGAATCAGAAACTTCTGCACATtgtaatatagtatattttatacctcatgaaaataaaaagcattcTGTAGAGAAAATTAAGGAGGATCATCAATTAGACAGAGCTATGAATGACTTAAAGCTAGATGAAAGGTCCAGCAAGATTCATCAGACATGGAATATATCAATAACAGATTTGACCACTGAATTTAAAGTATCAATGgcaaatcataaaattaaaaaggcTTTGCCTGAGAGGATTAAGCAGCGTATGTTAAAGACAAAGACCACAGTTCTTGGTAAGTCTTCATTGAAAGATATTCAGGGCAATGatatggaaaagaaaaatgctttACAAACTGCATttgcaaaaaataaagataaattagtAACAAAATCAAAAGTTGATACTTCAGCAAAAGATAATCTTTCAGAGAAAAGATTATCTTATAAAATTGCATCACTTTCAAAAAAAGAatccaatttatttaataaaaaacgaCACTCATTGGGTAAATCACAACCAAAGGTACTTACTTGTCAATATCGTATAACAAGGATGATAAAGAATCGAAAACGTTCAAATCAATTTGTAAGTTTAGCAGAGGCGATTTCTAAGTTCCAAAATGGAACACCTCAGAGATTCCGTACTCTCAGTAACAAGGATATGAAGCCTGGTCCattgatgaaattgaaacgatcaCCGCTGAAGCTCACTTATCCAGTTTCTCCTGCATTAAGATGCAAAcagagaaggagaagaggTAATATCTTGAGTCAACAAGAAAGAGAGGAGTTGGAGGTTGAAGAAATGAAGAAGCATCAAATCAAAGCAAATCCTGTACCAATTAATATCTTAAAGGGTCCGTCAGTATTGAAAAAAGTACCTAAAAAGCCAACTACAGTTACGGAAGAGTTTCATTTGACTCAGTCTAAGAGAACACGTCATACAGCAGGACCATCCCTAAATTTGCAACAGAATACAAATGCCACGGAACACAAAAAGGTTGTTCCCATCACTCATTCCACTAGTAGCTCAAGTATTTCCTCTAAGAAGGAAAATCCTTGTGTAGAAGTTGTTGCAGATAACACAAAAGACACAAAATTCAATTCTAACACTCGCAACAAGGAATTTCAGATGAGAAAGGatgaaaaactgaaaaatttacaCACTCAGGAagtaaataaagtaaagaCAGAGTTTCATGCAAGACCCGCACCTAAATTTCTAAAGCCAACAAATACAGTTAAAGAGCAGAGTTCAAAGAGGAGAACAATAGCTACATGTCCATTTAGttttgaagaaagaaacaaattccttgctaagaagaaagaagaatttattaagCAGTTGGAGGAACAGGATAAAAAGGTTAGAGTATTCCATGCCAATCCTGTTCCAAACTTTAAACCTGTTGTGATTCATGGTTTATCTAAAGATAATATACGAAGCAAGGACAAGGTATGTGGCTCTAAGGAACTTGGAAACagacaaataaaaagttacaGAAACCAAGAAAATAAGCAGCCTAATATTATGAACAATACATTAACGGACATAAGCACTAGAAAGAAGGAGATAATAAATAGAACCAGCACAAGCTTAATagatactaaaaataaaaaattaaacaatgtcCAGAACAAGGTTGATAAAGTTGaattaaatacaatgaaaagagttcaaaaaaggaacgaatttGATGACAAAATCAAGAAGAGGGAGCAGGAATTTGGAGCAAAGAAAATgcaggaagaaaagaataaattattgaaagaaaaaatggaaagagcAGAGCTGCGCAAAATGGCAGAGGTGAAAGCTAGACCAATGCCAATATATAAAcctataaatattgtaaaatcaaCCAAGCCTATAACCAATCCACAAAGCCCTGCATTGGGAATTAGAAACAAAGCAAAAgctgtttcttaa
- the LOC122576541 gene encoding sorting nexin-13-like — MNVPLYGLLGVAAALLIYIIGIGMILKLFICLLALILGIITCIYRTYGANLDNAVKSEREDLNKKTEKLRQYILDLSTQKMTFTLDRRITGSRIIDESLQEILDFVIRDYVEPWYSIITDDEEFIYSVRDTAQKIAINIANRVKGVDWVPYLTTRLVDDAASHVRLYRQARARIKQLRAKKLQKGSASSSTSSGTPKKTPTHRRNKSETDVSWYSQSKFYIPNLSSLTEPIESNEEKEEESLEKIFFDLEVQMENDLICRDLVCTNSTQELEFLGEISEILLYLVLPKGDFDCLTVRFILRELLVNVIIKPLLDLFSDPDYINQACIWLCAKEGGLPSDVFLTVIRVTDSLDELTATKNIVCKEIAHLRSKDSGGEDDLSVKQQLNSLLYVKKILETRIIGMQEGLESETDLIGTQPDWNRLLMPGQKLVNLPLDELLKNNIALSYFIDYMTSINAESYLFFYLNIYGWRVSAEQQISNIELQKLHAAQATPSLIGTKRKNTDLENLKEAAIKIYQQYLSDKASPKLQLDDALVKTLLTRIKTESVKEIWFDDLRACCYEKLQNEDRFLPGFKRSKAYVKLLAELDLLKDPTSEEDTKSLDSISLSSTNNELETLDEMSEIYKTEDTKPAELKDSKSKSNSSTSLASIVEPNEDRPVESDSSINIRTMKSMRKAISIDTDHINEGKDVSFYLESNSEQFVKLDENTYDQNAIKKLQQGKFEITAKIIETGIVNDRGKTYGIYAVAVTKNYDSGYQEKWHIYRRYSDFYNLHQKIKEKYYDLAKIPFPAKKAFHNMERTVLERRMLMLNAWLHQLTKPAVVEGHMGLQNLLLNFLEQGDYDKGVTGGQISKTIDTLMNPLKTSMKTVTQAVKTMPDNMLNTVDGVMDNISKFFGNPKKPNAFYENTKVSASLDVETNDNIPLRIMLLLMDEIFDLKVRNQWLRRRIITLLRQIIRTMFGDIVNRRIVEYVSLLTSPARVAGYLKLFKNSFWPNGIKAEKKPPRDAETKNRTRVAAKVALLSCLSDELKHIIGSETTRRGLLRVFELFQRPVLNRRLLYALLEGIVETLFPQNNLVDIFRKLYSVSPRLQQRNFQKT, encoded by the exons ATGAACGTTCCACTATATGGACTTCTTGGAGTTGCGGCTGCTCTactcatatatattattggaATTGGAATGATCCTGAAGCTGTTTATTTGTCTGCTAGCCTTAATTTTAGG AATAAtcacatgtatatatagaacATATGGTGCAAACCTTGACAATGCAGTTAAGTCTGAAAGGGAAGACTTAAACAAGAAGACTGAAAAGTTACGGCAG tATATTCTAGATCTATCCACCCAGAAGATGACCTTTACTTTAGATAGAAGAATCACTGGGAGCCGTATTATTGACGAATCCCTGCAA GAAATACTAGATTTCGTTATCCGAGATTATGTGGAACCATGGTACAGCATTATTACAGACGACGAGGAGTTTATATATTCTGTTCGGGACACTGCTCAGAAAATAGCAATCAACATTGCAAATCG GGTGAAAGGTGTAGATTGGGTACCATACTTAACCACGCGCCTTGTGGACGATGCAGCTTCCCATGTTAGGCTCTATCGACAGGCAAGAGCGAGGATAAAGCAGCTTCGAGCCAAGAAACTGCAGAAAGGTAGTGCCAGCTCAAGCACTTCCAGTGGCACACCTAAGAAGACACCCACGCATAGacgaaataaaagtgaaacgGATGTCTCTTGGTATTCCCAGTCTAAGTTCTACATTCCCAATTTATCTTCCCTCACGGAACCAATCGAAAGTaacgaggagaaagaagaggaatcgctggaaaagatatttttcgacCTGGAGGTGCAAATGGAGAATGATTTAATCTGCAGGGACCTGGTGTGCACTAACAGCACTCAGGAACTTGAATTTTTAGGAGAGATATctgaaattctattatatcttGTACTACCAAAAGGAGACTTCGATTGTTTGACtgtaagatttattttaaggGAGTTATTAGTGAATGTGATTATTAAACCATTGTTGGATCTATTCTCCGATCCTGATTACATTAATCAGGCGTGTATATGGCTG TGCGCTAAGGAAGGTGGCTTACCCAGCGATGTGTTTTTAACGGTGATCAGAGTGACGGATAGCTTAGATGAATTAACGGCGACGAAAAATATAGTTTGTAAAGAAATAGCTCATCTTCGTTCTAAGGATTCTGGAGGAGAGGATGATCTGTCGGTGAAACAACAATTGAATAGTTTACTCTACGTAAAGAAGATTTTGGAAACCAGGATTATCGGGATGCAGGAGGGACTAGAGTCAGAGACCGACTTAATCGGTACTCAGCCCGATTGGAACAGGCTACTGATGCCTGGACAGAAGTTAGTGAATTTACCCCTAGATGAGCTATTGAAGAATAATATCGCGTTGAGTTACTTCATCGACTATATGACCTCCATAAATGCAGAATCGTACCTGTTCTTTTATCTAAATATCTATGGCTGGAGGGTATCGGCAGAGCAACAGATATCCAACATAGAATTGCAGAAGTTGCACGCGGCTCAAGCAACTCCTAGTCTCATAGGTACCAAGCGTAAAAATACAGatctggaaaatttaaaagaagcaGCTATCAAAATCTACCAGCAGTACCTCAGCGACAAGGCATCTCCAAAGTTACAACTGGACGATGCCTTGGTAAAGACTTTGTTAACCAGAATAAAAACTGAGTCTGTGAAAGAAATATGGTTCGACGATCTTAGAGCTTGTTGCtacgaaaaattacaaaacgagGATCGATTTCTGCCAGGTTTTAAAAGATCCAAGGCTTACGTAAAACTTCTCGCGGAATTGGATCTTTTGAAAGATCCAACATCTGAAGAAGATACAAAATCTTTGGATAGTATCAGTTTGTCGAGTACGAATAATGAACTGGAGACTCTGGATGAGATGtctgaaatatacaaaaccgAGGATACTAAACCGGCTGAATTAAAAGATAGTAAGTCGAAATCTAACTCTTCGACGAGTTTGGCCAGCATCGTTGAGCCAAACGAGGACAGACCGGTTGAATCAGATTCTTCGATCAACATTAGGACCATGAAGAGTATGAGGAAGGCGATTAGCATTGATACGGACCACATTAACGAGGGTAAAGATGTCTCTTTTTATCTAGAATCGAATTCAGaacaatttgttaaattagATGAGAACACTTATGATCAGAATGCCATTAAGAAGTTGCAACagggaaaattcgaaattacgGCCAAGATTATCGAGACTGGAATAGTTAATGATCGTGGGAAAACTTATGGTATCTACGCAGTAGCCGTGACCAAGAATTACGATTCAGGTTACCAAGAGAAGTGGCACATTTATAGGAGATACTCTGATTTTTACAATCTTCATcaaaagattaaagaaaagTACTACGATTTGGCGAAAATTCCTTTTCCAGCGAAGAAGGCTTTTCATAATATGGAAAGAACCGTTTTGGAAAGAAGAATGTTGATGTTGAACGCCTGGTTGCATCAATTAACGAAACCAGCTGTCGTCGAAGGACATATGGGTCTACAGAATTTGTTACTGAACTTTTTGGAGCAGGGGGATTACGATAAAGGTGTTACTGGTGGACAGATATCTAAAACG ATAGATACTCTGATGAATCCATTGAAAACGTCAATGAAAACGGTAACTCAGGCAGTGAAAACTATGCCGGATAATATGCTAAATACGGTAGATGGAGTTATGGACaatataagtaaattttttgGCAATCCAAAGAAACCCAATGCCTTTTATGAGAACACCAAAGTTAGTGCTAGTCTGGATGTGGAG acCAACGACAACATTCCCTTACGAATAATGCTACTATTGATGGATGAAATCTTTGACTTAAAAGTGAGAAACCAATGGCTCAGACGACGAATAATAACGTTACTCAGGCAGATCATTCGCACTATGTTTGGGGACATAGTAAATCGAAGAATAGTCGAGTACGTTTCCCTATTAACGAGTCCAGCCAGGGTAGCTggttacttaaaattatttaa GAACAGTTTCTGGCCAAACGGAATTAAAGCCGAAAAGAAACCACCCAGGGATGCAGAAACGAAGAACAGAACAAGGGTAGCAGCCAAGGTTGCACTTTTATCCTGTCTTTCGGATGAATTGAAACATATCATTGGTAGTGAAACAACCAGGAGAGGCCTTCTGAGAGTGTTTGAGTTGTTCCAGCGACCTGTGCTCAACAGAAGACTTCTGTACGCACTTCTAGAAGGAATTGTAGAGACTCTGTTCCCTCAGAACAACTTGGTGGACATTTTTCGAAAACTCTACTCGGTTTCACCAAGGTTACAACAAAGAAACTTTCAGAAAACATAA
- the LOC122576546 gene encoding leucine-rich repeat flightless-interacting protein 2 isoform X1, whose amino-acid sequence MESAIAGRRRTTARHSAEDQALDQIAKEAEARLAARRQARAEAREIRMRELERQQKEAEENADRVYDMCSADVNRTMRVTPDSVRSSRLLTNSNNFQSSRRSSEDSLEDAGLSRDLRLELKEFEEKFRKAMIANAQLDNEKSSYAYQVDLLKDKLEELEETVAQLRRELREKNRESEQLKRLSQTLKDELDVCHAQLIERDTLIQENGLVIVDDEGSENEDNEIENGPRPRRRVLVSTEAAELLQNAGKGSLDVRLRKFASEKKELQDEIRHLRLELEETRNRIRSERSPGSVLGCLSDSEDVQREANKLLADYKFKLQKAEQDMSTLQATVARLESQVIRYKSAAEASEKAEDELKVEKRKLQREVRETQGRVEELETANSHLQRRLDKLKNAKSALLKEL is encoded by the exons atggAGTCTGCTATAGCTGGGCGTAGGCGGACAACCGCACGACATTCAGCAGAGGATCAGGCTCTCGATCAGATAGCCAAGGAG GCAGAAGCTAGATTAGCTGCTAGAAGACAGGCAAGAGCGGAAGCTAGAGAAATACGAATGCGGGAGTTAGAAAGACAACAGAAAGAGGCAGAGGAAAATGCAGATAGGGTGTACGACATGTGTTCAG CTGATGTGAATAGAACAATGAGAGTAACACCTGATTCTGTAAGGTCGTCGCGTCTCCTCACGAATTCTAACAATTTCCAATCCAGTCGAAGATCTTCCGAAGATTCGCTGGAAGATGCTGGCCTAAGCAGAGACCTCAGG TTAGaattgaaagaatttgaagaaaaatttaggAAGGCGATGATAGCCAATGCTCAGTTAGACAATGAAAAATCTTCGTATGCTTATCAAGTCGATCTATTGAAAGACAAATTGGAGGAACTAGAGGAGACGGTTGCACAACTTCGTAGGGAACTTAGAGAAAAGAATCGTGAGTCTGAACAGTTAAAAAGACTCAGTCAGACATTGAAAGACGAGTTAGATGTATGCCATGCACAATTAATAGAAAGAGATACGCTTATACAA gaaAACGGTTTAGTTATTGTCGACGATGAAGGAAGTGAAAACgaagataatgaaattgagaacGGTCCGCGTCCAAGACGAAGAGTACTAGTCAGTACAGAAGCAGCAGAATTATTGCAAAACGCCGGAAAGGGTTCACTAG ATGTCCGGCTGAGAAAATTTGCttctgaaaaaaaagaattgcaaGATGAGATACGACATCTTAGATTGGAACTAGAGGAGACAAGAAATCGTATTAGGTCCGAAAGATCGCCTGGTTCAGTATTAG GTTGCTTATCAGACTCTGAAGATGTGCAACGTGAAGCAAACAAGCTTTTGGCCGATTACAAGTTCAAGCTTCAAAAAGCTGAACAAGATATGTCTACTTTGCAAGCTACTGTAGCCAGGCTAGAAAGTcaagtaatacgttataagtcagCAGCAGAGGCATCTGAAAAAGCGGAGGATGAACTGAAagtagaaaagagaaagttaCAGAGAGAA GTCAGAGAGACTCAAGGCCGTGTAGAAGAACTGGAAACGGCAAATTCTCATTTACAGAGGCGATTGGATAAacttaaaaatgcaaaatccGCTCTGTTGAAGGAGCTTTGA
- the LOC122576546 gene encoding leucine-rich repeat flightless-interacting protein 2 isoform X2 has product MRELERQQKEAEENADRVYDMCSADVNRTMRVTPDSVRSSRLLTNSNNFQSSRRSSEDSLEDAGLSRDLRLELKEFEEKFRKAMIANAQLDNEKSSYAYQVDLLKDKLEELEETVAQLRRELREKNRESEQLKRLSQTLKDELDVCHAQLIERDTLIQENGLVIVDDEGSENEDNEIENGPRPRRRVLVSTEAAELLQNAGKGSLDVRLRKFASEKKELQDEIRHLRLELEETRNRIRSERSPGSVLGCLSDSEDVQREANKLLADYKFKLQKAEQDMSTLQATVARLESQVIRYKSAAEASEKAEDELKVEKRKLQREVRETQGRVEELETANSHLQRRLDKLKNAKSALLKEL; this is encoded by the exons ATGCGGGAGTTAGAAAGACAACAGAAAGAGGCAGAGGAAAATGCAGATAGGGTGTACGACATGTGTTCAG CTGATGTGAATAGAACAATGAGAGTAACACCTGATTCTGTAAGGTCGTCGCGTCTCCTCACGAATTCTAACAATTTCCAATCCAGTCGAAGATCTTCCGAAGATTCGCTGGAAGATGCTGGCCTAAGCAGAGACCTCAGG TTAGaattgaaagaatttgaagaaaaatttaggAAGGCGATGATAGCCAATGCTCAGTTAGACAATGAAAAATCTTCGTATGCTTATCAAGTCGATCTATTGAAAGACAAATTGGAGGAACTAGAGGAGACGGTTGCACAACTTCGTAGGGAACTTAGAGAAAAGAATCGTGAGTCTGAACAGTTAAAAAGACTCAGTCAGACATTGAAAGACGAGTTAGATGTATGCCATGCACAATTAATAGAAAGAGATACGCTTATACAA gaaAACGGTTTAGTTATTGTCGACGATGAAGGAAGTGAAAACgaagataatgaaattgagaacGGTCCGCGTCCAAGACGAAGAGTACTAGTCAGTACAGAAGCAGCAGAATTATTGCAAAACGCCGGAAAGGGTTCACTAG ATGTCCGGCTGAGAAAATTTGCttctgaaaaaaaagaattgcaaGATGAGATACGACATCTTAGATTGGAACTAGAGGAGACAAGAAATCGTATTAGGTCCGAAAGATCGCCTGGTTCAGTATTAG GTTGCTTATCAGACTCTGAAGATGTGCAACGTGAAGCAAACAAGCTTTTGGCCGATTACAAGTTCAAGCTTCAAAAAGCTGAACAAGATATGTCTACTTTGCAAGCTACTGTAGCCAGGCTAGAAAGTcaagtaatacgttataagtcagCAGCAGAGGCATCTGAAAAAGCGGAGGATGAACTGAAagtagaaaagagaaagttaCAGAGAGAA GTCAGAGAGACTCAAGGCCGTGTAGAAGAACTGGAAACGGCAAATTCTCATTTACAGAGGCGATTGGATAAacttaaaaatgcaaaatccGCTCTGTTGAAGGAGCTTTGA
- the LOC122576545 gene encoding dnaJ homolog subfamily C member 1-like, whose product MRVSLLLIFRILYFFDVYGVTNAWDNDELEVFDVVEEVNQNFYEVLGVPQVANASEIKKAFRRLSLQLHPDKNSAEDAEQQFRKLVAVYDILKDPAKRQRYDNVLVNGLPNWRSAVYYYRHVRKMGLVELGIILFLLITIGQYVVAWAAYFEKRYTYEQVLGSKLQKMQKKNKKGKMDVPDLADILEKIPTPTIWNTLPFQFPRWIIAFTLSIPDIVRVMNTILEERKRRKKQKEEEALMQENEQPEPEFTSRTRRRRTGFTPQERSGNGVKEVFKKDQTNHVYQKPAISGGLWTDDDILELIKLVKKYPSGTSERWDKIADAMNRTVTEVTHMAKKIKDEGLKPGSPTEETVIEERSKKIKTRAENVEGISEWSQEQQRALEAALIKYPKGTSIDRWEKIAKCVEGKSKDECQARYRQLVELVKKKQHTQ is encoded by the exons atgagagtGTCATTATTACTgatctttcgaattttatactttttcgaTGTATACGGTGTCACAAATGCTTGGGACAATGACGAATTGGAAGTATTCGACGTTGTCGAGGAGGTCAATCAAAATTTCTACGAAGTGCTTGGTGTCCCGCAG gTCGCAAATGCTTCGGAAATTAAGAAAGCTTTCAGACGATTGTCACTGCAGTTGCATCCAGATAAAAATTCTGCAGAAGATGCAGAGCAACAGTTTAGGAAA TTAGTCGCTGTTTATGATATTCTGAAAGATCCTGCGAAACGTCAGCGATACGACAATGTTCTAGTTAATGGATTGCCAAACTGGCGATCAGCCGTGTATTATTACCGCCATGTGCGGAAAATGGGACTTGTAGAATtaggaataattttatttttactgatTACCATCGGACAATATGTAGTTGCGTGGGCCGCATATTTCGagaaaagatatacatat GAACAAGTTTTGGGCAGTAAACTtcagaaaatgcaaaaaaagaataagaaaggGAAGATGGATGTGCCGGATTTGGCAGACATTTTGGAGAAAATTCCTACACCAACTATTTGGAACACTCTCCCATTTCAATTTCCAAGATGGATAATAGCTTTTACGCTGTCCATACCTGATATCGTGCGTGTAATGAATACTATactggaagaaagaaaacgtaggaaaaagcaaaaagaagaagaagcatt AATGCAAGAAAACGAACAACCAGAACCAGAATTCACATCTCGTACGAGGAGACGCAGAACTGGTTTCACTCCGCAAGAAAGAAGCGGTAATGGCGTTAAAGAAGTATTTAAGAAAGACCAAACAAATCACGTTTATCAGAAACCTGCTATTTCTGGGGGATTATGGACTGATGATGACatattagaattaataaaacttgtGAAGAAGTATCCCAGTGGTACATCAGAGAGGTGGGATAAAATTGCAGACGCGATGAACCGTACAGTTACCGAAGTTACGCATATGGCGAAAAAG ATAAAAGACGAAGGATTAAAACCCGGTTCGCCTACAGAGGAGACTGTTATAGAAGAACGTTCAAAAAAGATAAAGACTCGTGCCGAGAATGTAGAAGGCATTAGCGAATGGAGTCAAGAACAACAAAGAGCTCTAGAAGCGGCTCTTATAAAATATCCTAAAGGCACATCAATAGATAGATGGGAGAAAATCGCAAAATGCGTTGAAGGAAAGAGCAAG GATGAATGTCAAGCAAGGTATAGACAATTGGTGGaattagtaaaaaagaaacaacataCTCAATAG